The candidate division WOR-3 bacterium genome has a window encoding:
- a CDS encoding TonB-dependent receptor, with amino-acid sequence MRKLCLAVLITLLTVSSAFAGVVGRIRGRVTDKKTREPLIGVNVIVVGTEYGAATDVNGEYEIINIPPGRYKLTASYVGYNEMTVTDVLVVQDNVTVVDFQLSQTAIEVGPVEVKAERPLVNRGQVTVERIITDEEFKRLPVVQLSELVGMQAGVTQTAGRGWTHIRGGRYDDVAYLVDGVAAQDAVVGTLWSSPKPTSDALASVVVITGGFDAEYGQAMSGIIKAVTKEGGSTTQGRVRYITDEVFPKEDLNFGYNRLTLSLGGPLGWNRLRYFLSTEYFKTDDDRNCLYKVPAPRGEYAVEGKLTLQMPKEFFLTKEGMKWTLDGHHSNYQWQAFANSYKYWQRGLYANRVRSYKGNLTLNHMLSPTLVYEAKVGLFQTSLIRTVRNFYAEEADTTGFWGFLRKTGIWDRYWFRAEDWVFNNPEGLSKKEAVLQLYRSYWLAPNGDTVYAYPEQKKNFVPAYALIDNPYGVAGLFVTEGDNRTWHYRATNNYIFKFDLTKTISKVHELKTGVDITQYSVSMYDNSLPWDQNPFWDAYNYKPLVAAAYIQDRADFEDLVVRAGVRFDYLDAKAKVRAFPESLGSVPSISDSFLPVPPKYRLSPRLGISYPITERVKFRFSYGHFFKNPVFANLYEYAERPAAELRGRGNVIVGNANMGAEKTIAYELGFDAQLSDVFAFDVTAFYKDVFDLSGVRVVSALPQPYTMYYNVEYARIQGFEATMTKALANYWNAQVGYTFQIAKGTASTATDQYQRETPMQIDYYLDQDQRHSLHGNIGLSFPSDFAFAVLRDFNWSAVANFASGLPYTPTDLKGNRTGADNSARMPGSFTVDTRLNKDIKLGGLTFSLSCDITNLLNAAVVTSVYSATGKPDFDGQVYTPEQFSPGIRFGDLYYHPARDFDHDGYLTRNELYQSYLRAREDYVKAPTYFGPSRKIRFGISLSF; translated from the coding sequence ATGAGGAAGTTATGTTTAGCAGTACTCATCACATTGCTAACGGTGAGTAGCGCCTTTGCCGGGGTTGTGGGAAGAATCCGGGGTCGGGTTACCGACAAGAAGACCCGGGAACCGCTGATTGGAGTTAATGTGATTGTGGTCGGTACCGAGTACGGTGCCGCAACCGATGTCAACGGCGAGTATGAGATAATCAACATCCCACCCGGCAGGTACAAACTCACCGCATCTTATGTCGGTTACAACGAGATGACCGTAACCGATGTCCTGGTTGTGCAGGACAATGTGACGGTGGTTGATTTTCAATTGAGCCAGACCGCGATTGAGGTTGGACCGGTTGAGGTGAAAGCGGAAAGGCCACTTGTCAACCGGGGACAGGTGACGGTGGAACGCATCATCACCGATGAGGAGTTTAAGCGGCTGCCGGTGGTTCAGTTGTCCGAACTGGTCGGGATGCAAGCCGGCGTAACCCAAACCGCGGGTCGGGGCTGGACTCATATCCGTGGTGGCAGGTACGACGATGTTGCCTATTTAGTGGATGGAGTTGCGGCACAGGACGCGGTGGTGGGAACGCTCTGGTCGAGCCCGAAACCGACTTCGGACGCGCTGGCGTCGGTGGTGGTTATTACCGGTGGTTTTGATGCCGAGTACGGTCAGGCGATGTCCGGTATCATCAAGGCGGTGACCAAGGAAGGTGGCAGCACAACTCAGGGACGGGTGCGTTATATCACCGATGAGGTTTTCCCGAAGGAAGACTTAAACTTCGGATATAACCGTTTGACGCTTTCGCTTGGGGGACCGTTAGGATGGAACCGGCTGCGCTACTTTCTGTCAACCGAATACTTTAAAACCGATGACGACCGGAACTGTCTCTACAAGGTGCCGGCACCGCGGGGTGAGTATGCGGTTGAGGGTAAGTTGACCTTGCAGATGCCCAAGGAGTTCTTTTTGACTAAAGAAGGGATGAAGTGGACGCTGGATGGGCATCACTCCAACTATCAGTGGCAGGCGTTTGCCAACTCATACAAGTACTGGCAGCGGGGTCTTTACGCCAACCGGGTGCGGTCTTACAAAGGCAATCTGACTCTGAACCATATGCTTTCGCCGACCCTGGTTTACGAAGCAAAGGTCGGGCTTTTCCAGACTTCACTGATCAGGACGGTACGTAACTTTTACGCCGAGGAGGCGGACACAACCGGTTTCTGGGGTTTCTTGCGTAAGACCGGCATCTGGGACCGGTACTGGTTCCGGGCTGAAGACTGGGTTTTCAACAATCCCGAGGGTTTGAGCAAGAAGGAGGCGGTGTTGCAGTTGTACCGGTCTTACTGGCTGGCACCGAATGGCGATACGGTTTACGCCTATCCGGAGCAGAAGAAGAACTTCGTCCCGGCTTATGCGCTGATTGACAATCCATACGGTGTTGCCGGGCTTTTTGTCACCGAAGGGGACAACCGGACCTGGCATTACCGGGCGACAAATAACTACATATTCAAGTTCGACCTGACAAAGACTATTTCCAAGGTGCACGAGTTGAAGACCGGTGTGGACATCACGCAGTACTCGGTTTCAATGTACGACAACTCTCTACCCTGGGACCAGAACCCGTTCTGGGATGCGTACAACTATAAACCACTGGTTGCAGCGGCTTACATTCAGGACCGGGCAGATTTTGAGGACCTGGTGGTGCGCGCCGGTGTGCGGTTTGACTATCTCGATGCAAAGGCAAAGGTTCGGGCATTTCCGGAGTCGCTTGGCTCCGTGCCCAGCATTTCCGACTCGTTTTTACCGGTGCCACCCAAGTACCGGCTGTCACCAAGGTTGGGCATCTCTTACCCGATTACCGAACGGGTTAAGTTCCGGTTTTCTTATGGTCATTTCTTTAAGAATCCGGTATTCGCCAACCTGTATGAGTATGCGGAGCGGCCGGCTGCAGAGTTGCGCGGACGGGGTAATGTGATCGTGGGTAATGCCAATATGGGTGCGGAGAAGACCATCGCCTACGAACTCGGGTTTGATGCCCAGCTCAGCGATGTTTTTGCGTTTGATGTGACCGCATTCTATAAGGATGTTTTTGACCTGTCCGGGGTCCGGGTTGTTTCCGCACTGCCCCAGCCCTACACGATGTACTACAATGTGGAGTATGCCCGGATTCAGGGTTTTGAGGCGACGATGACCAAGGCGCTGGCGAACTACTGGAACGCTCAGGTTGGCTACACCTTCCAGATTGCCAAGGGAACCGCATCAACCGCAACCGACCAGTATCAGCGGGAGACGCCGATGCAGATTGACTACTATCTGGACCAGGACCAGCGCCATTCGCTGCACGGCAATATCGGGCTTTCGTTCCCATCAGACTTTGCCTTTGCGGTGTTGCGCGACTTCAACTGGTCCGCGGTTGCAAACTTTGCTTCGGGTCTGCCCTATACGCCGACCGACCTGAAGGGCAACCGGACCGGGGCAGATAACTCGGCACGGATGCCCGGAAGTTTCACGGTGGACACACGGTTGAACAAGGATATCAAACTGGGTGGACTCACCTTTTCGCTCTCCTGTGACATCACGAACCTTTTGAACGCCGCGGTGGTGACAAGTGTTTATTCGGCGACCGGCAAACCGGACTTTGATGGTCAGGTTTACACGCCAGAGCAGTTTTCACCGGGTATCAGATTCGGTGACCTGTACTACCATCCAGCGCGGGACTTTGACCACGATGGCTATCTGACGCGCAACGAACTGTACCAGTCTTATCTGCGTGCCCGCGAGGACTATGTCAAGGCACCAACCTACTTCGGACCATCGCGCAAGATTCGGTTCGGGATTAGTCTGTCATTCTAA
- a CDS encoding T9SS type A sorting domain-containing protein, producing the protein MKTCRCVLLILFALFAGVLNLKAQTIFHEDFNSFWNTINPPPGWSIIFSGDTSTNDWHRAPDLGFHPWADNATPYAAVGPGETDIDMLITPVLDFTGCQDVVLRCSLGFVPGTGFHETRILASIDSGVNYNIEIANLTGQTIEPGLRTYNLSWAPNQRTVRIAFSIAAEDTGLTYFVIDDVSITATRRATDVGILRILTPSDTVDSGAVVTPRCRVFNPSNGTGSFWTFLTMGNYKDSVWTQDLAPGESATLTFRSYLADTAGILYARFQTFLPGDLNPENDTATRRVFVKPSFYNDVAALAILAPTGAVIETSTVLPRGVIKNNTINTVTVKAYFDILFFGSPVYSDSITAPLHANQIDTVSFSSWVATPPGTYNTILRVWAERDLNPENDLISGTFTVRSPIHDVGVEQIVSPLDTTPPGNITPAAKITNFGTFPETNFKIFFSAFRSGTREYLDSAVCPGLEPAETALVTFRVWQASRGTYLVRCSTALVGDLEPGNDWQEKTITVRTPILVGWQELASLPTGAKEVKNGGALTLLGNTVYALRGNKTDEFLAYNIETDSWRVLQSLPPGSNGKPVYKGAALTTDRYRYIYALKGNSQSDFLRYDMFADSWHTLNPVPLGTSRKPIKGGSYLAYALHRNNGYVYLLKGYRNEFYRYNIAADTWEPLSPAPLGPSGKNSYKDGSFIVYDGSHTIYAVKAKYNEVFGFDTDSLRWLTTTFQRFPLAGRSGRQKKVKDGAGGVWWNNAMYCLKGGNTTEFWRFFPQENRWEELDTIPSFGSTGRKKRVKAGGAIAGMGNGIFFVLKGNKTNEFWCYMSPEAGPGVAEPVVSSPVSQRLTLNIYPNPAKDWTTIELTKPRNEKTHIVIYDRTGRLCQEFTTTSNRLTLKCQNLPSGIYLIRATNLNSARSATAKMVIR; encoded by the coding sequence ATGAAAACCTGTCGTTGTGTTCTTTTAATCTTGTTCGCGTTATTCGCTGGTGTCTTGAACCTCAAGGCTCAGACCATCTTCCACGAAGATTTCAACTCATTCTGGAACACCATCAACCCTCCGCCCGGCTGGTCAATCATCTTCTCCGGTGACACCAGCACCAACGACTGGCATCGTGCCCCGGACCTTGGCTTCCATCCCTGGGCTGACAACGCAACACCCTACGCTGCGGTTGGTCCGGGTGAAACCGACATCGATATGCTCATCACCCCGGTCCTTGACTTCACCGGCTGCCAAGATGTTGTCCTCCGTTGTTCACTGGGCTTTGTGCCGGGCACCGGTTTCCACGAAACCCGCATCCTTGCTTCAATCGACTCCGGCGTCAACTACAACATCGAAATCGCCAACCTTACCGGTCAAACAATTGAACCCGGGCTCCGGACCTACAATCTGTCCTGGGCACCAAACCAGCGCACCGTAAGAATTGCCTTCAGCATCGCCGCAGAAGACACCGGATTGACCTACTTCGTTATTGACGATGTGTCTATAACCGCGACCCGCCGCGCAACCGATGTCGGCATCCTGCGCATCCTTACCCCATCCGACACCGTTGACTCCGGCGCGGTGGTCACTCCGCGCTGCCGGGTATTCAACCCATCAAACGGCACTGGTTCATTCTGGACATTCCTAACAATGGGCAACTATAAAGACAGCGTCTGGACCCAGGACCTTGCTCCAGGAGAATCGGCAACCTTGACCTTTCGCTCTTATTTAGCCGACACCGCCGGCATACTCTATGCTCGATTCCAGACCTTTCTGCCCGGCGACTTAAACCCGGAAAACGACACCGCCACGCGCCGGGTGTTTGTAAAACCGTCCTTCTACAACGATGTTGCCGCCCTGGCAATCCTTGCGCCCACTGGTGCGGTTATTGAAACCTCCACGGTCCTGCCCCGCGGGGTTATCAAAAACAACACCATTAACACCGTAACGGTCAAAGCCTACTTTGACATTCTGTTCTTTGGCAGTCCGGTTTACTCCGACTCCATCACCGCCCCACTTCACGCCAATCAGATTGACACCGTAAGTTTCTCCTCCTGGGTTGCCACGCCCCCTGGCACCTACAACACCATCCTCCGGGTCTGGGCAGAGCGCGACCTCAATCCGGAAAACGACCTCATCTCCGGAACATTTACCGTCCGCTCACCAATCCACGATGTCGGCGTTGAACAAATCGTCTCGCCTCTGGACACCACACCACCGGGCAACATCACCCCGGCAGCAAAAATCACAAACTTCGGTACCTTCCCGGAGACCAACTTCAAAATCTTCTTCTCGGCATTTCGCTCCGGCACCCGCGAATACTTAGACTCGGCAGTCTGCCCGGGACTGGAACCGGCAGAAACCGCCCTTGTCACCTTCCGGGTCTGGCAGGCAAGCCGCGGCACCTACCTTGTCCGCTGCTCAACAGCCCTTGTCGGCGACCTTGAACCCGGAAACGACTGGCAGGAAAAGACCATAACGGTCCGCACCCCGATACTCGTCGGCTGGCAGGAGTTGGCATCACTACCCACCGGTGCCAAAGAGGTGAAAAACGGTGGCGCTTTGACCTTGCTCGGCAATACGGTCTATGCCTTGCGGGGCAACAAGACCGACGAATTCCTCGCCTACAACATTGAAACCGACTCCTGGCGTGTTCTTCAATCCCTGCCACCGGGCTCAAACGGCAAGCCGGTCTACAAAGGCGCTGCCCTTACCACCGACCGCTACCGCTACATCTACGCCCTCAAGGGCAACTCGCAATCCGACTTCCTGCGCTACGATATGTTTGCCGACTCCTGGCACACCCTGAACCCGGTGCCACTGGGCACCTCGCGTAAACCAATCAAAGGTGGCTCCTATCTCGCCTATGCCCTGCACCGCAACAACGGCTATGTTTACCTGCTCAAAGGCTACCGCAACGAATTCTACCGCTACAACATCGCTGCCGACACCTGGGAACCACTTTCCCCTGCGCCCCTGGGACCTTCAGGTAAAAACTCCTACAAAGACGGCTCCTTTATCGTCTATGACGGCAGCCACACCATCTATGCGGTCAAGGCAAAGTACAACGAGGTTTTTGGCTTTGACACCGACTCTTTACGCTGGCTCACCACGACATTCCAGCGTTTCCCGCTTGCCGGCAGGTCCGGAAGACAGAAAAAGGTCAAAGACGGTGCCGGTGGCGTCTGGTGGAACAATGCGATGTACTGCCTGAAAGGTGGCAACACCACTGAATTCTGGCGCTTCTTCCCGCAGGAAAACCGCTGGGAAGAACTTGATACCATCCCATCGTTTGGCTCAACCGGCAGAAAAAAGCGGGTCAAAGCCGGCGGCGCCATCGCCGGAATGGGCAACGGCATCTTCTTTGTACTCAAAGGCAACAAGACGAACGAATTCTGGTGCTATATGAGCCCGGAAGCCGGACCCGGTGTTGCCGAACCGGTTGTCAGTAGCCCGGTCTCACAACGGTTAACCCTTAACATCTACCCCAATCCGGCAAAGGACTGGACAACGATAGAACTTACAAAACCACGCAACGAAAAAACCCATATCGTCATCTACGACCGCACCGGCAGACTGTGTCAGGAGTTCACCACCACATCAAACCGCCTTACCCTCAAATGTCAGAACCTGCCATCCGGTATCTACCTCATCCGGGCAACTAACCTGAACAGCGCCAGGAGCGCAACCGCCAAGATGGTCATCAGATAA
- a CDS encoding PorV/PorQ family protein, which produces MKNRRAEGQMIRMLPAGYLATALLCCLALCSVSWAAFSKVATTGAQFLKISVGRASGMGDAFTALADDASASYFNPAGIAYIKRQAQFNHANWFADINHDYLTVVLPVTNFGTVAISATALTMGSIEQTTVDDPKTPLREDEGTGLTVGASDLALGLSYARIITDKLSFGLTVKGVNQTIWDLSASALGIDVGLFYNTGFKSLRLGAAVTNYGSQLSYGGPHLDYNFYWPDSGPSQLQGSYKTTPVPLPTTFRFGVAMDFLKNDNSRLTAAIDLVHPSDINETVNFGLEYGLADMLFLRAGYIFNTDQQYMKKLGDFTGLCAGAGVKGKVVEGVELGLDYSFRYYSYLKPTHRLMLTVGF; this is translated from the coding sequence ATGAAGAACAGAAGAGCAGAAGGGCAGATGATAAGAATGCTACCTGCTGGCTATCTGGCGACCGCGCTGTTGTGCTGTCTGGCGCTGTGCTCGGTGTCCTGGGCGGCATTTTCCAAGGTGGCGACGACCGGTGCCCAGTTTTTGAAGATCAGTGTCGGTCGGGCATCAGGTATGGGCGACGCCTTTACGGCGCTGGCGGATGACGCCTCGGCGAGTTATTTCAACCCCGCCGGAATCGCTTACATCAAACGGCAGGCACAGTTCAATCATGCCAACTGGTTTGCCGACATCAACCACGACTATCTGACGGTGGTTCTGCCGGTGACGAACTTCGGAACGGTGGCAATCTCGGCAACCGCCTTGACGATGGGTTCGATTGAGCAGACAACGGTGGATGACCCGAAGACACCGCTGCGCGAGGACGAGGGCACCGGTTTAACAGTCGGTGCGTCCGATCTGGCACTCGGTCTGTCTTATGCCCGAATTATCACCGACAAACTTTCGTTTGGTTTGACGGTTAAGGGTGTGAATCAGACGATATGGGACCTGTCCGCATCGGCGCTGGGGATTGATGTCGGGTTGTTCTACAACACCGGGTTCAAGTCGTTGCGGCTGGGTGCGGCGGTGACCAACTACGGCAGCCAGCTGTCATACGGTGGCCCGCATCTTGACTACAACTTCTACTGGCCCGATTCCGGTCCTAGTCAACTGCAGGGGTCTTACAAAACAACACCGGTGCCGCTGCCGACGACTTTCCGGTTCGGTGTGGCGATGGATTTTTTGAAGAACGACAACAGCCGGCTGACGGCAGCAATTGACCTGGTACATCCTTCTGATATCAATGAGACGGTCAATTTCGGGCTGGAATACGGTTTGGCGGATATGCTGTTTCTCCGTGCCGGCTACATCTTCAACACCGACCAGCAGTATATGAAGAAACTGGGTGACTTTACCGGATTGTGTGCCGGCGCCGGTGTTAAGGGTAAGGTGGTTGAAGGAGTGGAACTGGGCCTTGACTACTCGTTCCGCTATTACAGTTACCTGAAGCCGACCCATCGTTTGATGCTGACCGTTGGTTTCTGA